The following proteins are encoded in a genomic region of Arcobacter cloacae:
- a CDS encoding acetate/propionate family kinase codes for MLVFILNAGSSSLKYQLMNPTTKEVLAVGLCERIGIDGILKHEFGEGQKLTLEIPMPTHKEAIELVLKTLVESEGKVINSIDDIDAIGHRAVHGGEEFASSVMVTDKVIAKMKELIPLAPLHNPANIMGMEICQQLMPGKPNVAVFDTAFHQTMPDYAYMYALPHDMYTKHGIRKYGFHGTSHYFVSNEARAMLDKKQNTRIIVCHLGNGSSVSAVLNGKCIDTSMGLTPVQGLMMGTRAGDVGAGAISYMMSRENLTIDQALDVMNKKSGILGISGKSSDLREVLEGMQNGDDKCRLAVDMVAYNIKKYVGAYVAALDGVDALCFTGGIGENAALIREKVCAGLDSMGLVIDPVKNNRRSREARDIATNGSASRIFVIPTNEEFVIANDTFKIVSELQK; via the coding sequence ATGTTAGTATTCATTTTAAATGCAGGAAGCTCATCTTTAAAATATCAATTAATGAATCCAACTACAAAAGAAGTTTTAGCTGTTGGTCTTTGTGAAAGAATCGGAATTGATGGAATTTTAAAACATGAATTTGGTGAAGGTCAAAAATTAACTTTAGAAATTCCAATGCCAACTCATAAAGAAGCTATTGAATTAGTTTTAAAAACATTGGTAGAAAGTGAAGGAAAAGTTATCAATTCTATTGATGATATTGATGCAATTGGACACAGAGCCGTTCATGGTGGAGAAGAGTTTGCATCTTCTGTTATGGTTACTGATAAAGTAATTGCTAAAATGAAAGAATTAATTCCTTTAGCTCCATTACACAATCCAGCAAATATTATGGGAATGGAAATTTGTCAACAATTAATGCCTGGTAAACCAAATGTAGCTGTATTTGACACTGCATTCCACCAAACTATGCCTGATTATGCTTATATGTATGCTTTACCACATGATATGTATACAAAACATGGAATAAGAAAATACGGATTCCATGGAACTTCTCACTATTTTGTTTCTAATGAAGCAAGAGCAATGTTAGATAAAAAACAAAATACAAGAATTATTGTTTGTCATTTAGGAAATGGTTCTTCTGTTAGTGCTGTTTTAAATGGTAAATGTATTGATACTTCAATGGGATTAACTCCTGTTCAAGGTTTAATGATGGGGACAAGAGCTGGAGATGTTGGTGCTGGTGCAATTTCTTATATGATGAGTAGAGAAAATTTAACAATTGATCAAGCTCTTGACGTTATGAATAAAAAATCTGGTATCTTAGGAATTTCTGGAAAATCTTCTGATTTAAGAGAAGTTTTAGAAGGTATGCAAAATGGTGATGATAAATGTAGATTAGCAGTTGATATGGTTGCTTATAACATCAAAAAATATGTAGGAGCTTATGTAGCTGCACTTGATGGTGTTGATGCATTATGTTTTACAGGTGGAATTGGTGAAAATGCTGCATTAATTAGAGAAAAAGTTTGTGCTGGATTAGATTCAATGGGATTAGTAATAGATCCTGTTAAAAATAACAGAAGATCAAGAGAAGCAAGAGATATTGCAACAAATGGTTCTGCATCAAGAATATTTGTTATTCCTACAAATGAAGAGTTTGTTATCGCAAATGATACATTTAAAATTGTTTCTGAATTACAAAAATAG
- a CDS encoding acetate/propionate family kinase produces the protein MLVFVLNAGSSSLKYQLINAKTGELKASGLVERIGIDGILKHEIGENKKLTFELPIPTHKEAIELVLRILTNDETKVINSITEIEAIGHRVVHGGEYFKQSILINEDVIKKIEELIPLAPLHNPANILGIKICKELMPNVPNVATFDTAFHQTMPEENFLYAVPYSDYTEHHLRKYGFHGTSHYYVSNEAIKILNKKDSKIIVCHLGNGSSVCAVKDGKSINTSMGLTPLEGLIMGTRSGDIDAGVIPYLMEKKGLDTHQIINYLNKKSGILGISGISSDLREVIKASNDGDKRSKIAIEMLCGRIKKYLCSYAGLMHGVDAICFTAGIGENSDLIREKVCQGLEFMGIEIDTEKNKGRFTQIKEINKESSKTKIFVIPTNEELVIAKDTFNLIKKS, from the coding sequence ATGTTAGTATTTGTATTGAATGCTGGTTCATCATCTCTAAAATATCAACTAATAAATGCGAAAACGGGTGAATTAAAAGCTAGTGGTCTTGTAGAAAGAATTGGAATTGATGGAATTTTAAAACATGAAATAGGAGAAAATAAAAAATTAACTTTTGAACTACCTATTCCTACTCACAAAGAAGCTATTGAATTAGTATTAAGAATTTTAACAAATGATGAAACAAAAGTAATAAATTCTATAACTGAAATAGAAGCTATTGGGCACAGAGTTGTACATGGTGGAGAATATTTTAAGCAATCAATTTTAATCAATGAAGATGTTATAAAAAAAATTGAAGAATTAATTCCTTTAGCACCTTTGCATAATCCAGCAAATATTTTAGGTATTAAAATATGTAAAGAATTAATGCCAAATGTCCCAAATGTTGCCACTTTTGATACAGCATTTCATCAAACTATGCCTGAAGAAAATTTTTTATATGCAGTTCCTTATAGTGACTATACAGAACATCACTTAAGAAAATATGGTTTTCACGGAACAAGTCATTATTATGTTTCAAATGAAGCAATAAAAATTTTAAATAAAAAAGATTCAAAAATAATAGTTTGTCATTTAGGAAATGGCTCTTCTGTTTGTGCTGTAAAAGATGGAAAATCAATAAATACCTCAATGGGCTTAACACCTCTTGAAGGATTAATCATGGGTACAAGAAGTGGAGATATTGATGCTGGTGTTATTCCTTATTTAATGGAAAAAAAAGGTTTAGATACACACCAAATAATAAACTATCTAAATAAAAAATCTGGTATTTTAGGAATTTCAGGAATTAGTTCTGATTTAAGAGAAGTTATAAAAGCTTCTAATGATGGAGATAAAAGATCTAAAATTGCAATTGAGATGTTATGCGGAAGAATAAAAAAATATCTTTGTTCATATGCTGGATTAATGCATGGAGTTGATGCTATATGTTTTACTGCTGGAATTGGAGAAAACTCTGATTTAATAAGAGAAAAAGTTTGTCAAGGCTTAGAATTTATGGGAATAGAAATTGATACTGAAAAAAACAAAGGTAGATTTACACAAATAAAAGAGATAAATAAAGAATCTTCAAAAACTAAAATATTTGTTATTCCCACAAATGAAGAATTAGTAATCGCAAAAGACACTTTTAATCTAATTAAAAAATCTTAA
- the pta gene encoding phosphate acetyltransferase, whose product MGLIESIKEKAKLQLRTIVLPEPEDERVLKAAQQVLEEKTAKVVLIGNAETIKADAAKCGANIEGATIVDPKKFDNINKYIDELVELRKSKNLSREEATTIMTTEPRFFGCMMVRLGDADGLVAGSNSPTADVLKAAIQVIKTAPGINTVSSAFIMETADGKFGDNGLILFADCAVIPEPNAEQLADIACATAATASSVVGLEPRVAMLSFSTKGSAAHPLVDKVQYACDILTERNVDFSFDGELQADAAIVEAIGAKKAPGSKVAGKANILVFPDLQSGNIGYKLVQRFAGAEAHGPIVQGLNQPVNDLSRGCSVEDIANLVAITATQIK is encoded by the coding sequence ATGGGTTTAATTGAAAGTATCAAAGAAAAAGCGAAACTGCAATTAAGAACTATTGTTCTTCCAGAGCCAGAAGATGAAAGAGTTCTAAAAGCTGCACAACAAGTTTTAGAAGAAAAAACTGCAAAAGTGGTTTTAATTGGAAATGCTGAAACTATTAAAGCTGATGCAGCTAAATGTGGAGCAAATATTGAAGGTGCAACAATTGTTGACCCTAAAAAATTTGATAATATTAATAAGTATATTGATGAGTTAGTTGAATTAAGAAAGAGTAAAAATCTTTCAAGAGAAGAAGCGACTACTATTATGACTACTGAACCTAGATTTTTTGGTTGTATGATGGTAAGACTTGGTGATGCTGATGGTTTAGTTGCAGGTTCAAACTCTCCAACTGCTGATGTTTTAAAAGCTGCTATTCAAGTTATTAAAACAGCTCCTGGAATAAATACAGTATCTTCTGCATTTATTATGGAAACAGCTGATGGAAAATTTGGTGACAATGGTTTAATTTTATTTGCTGACTGTGCTGTTATTCCAGAGCCAAATGCAGAACAATTAGCTGATATAGCTTGTGCTACAGCTGCAACTGCAAGTTCTGTTGTTGGATTAGAACCAAGAGTTGCTATGTTATCATTTTCAACAAAAGGAAGTGCTGCACATCCATTAGTTGATAAAGTTCAATATGCTTGTGACATCTTAACTGAAAGAAATGTTGACTTCTCATTTGATGGAGAATTACAAGCAGATGCTGCTATTGTTGAAGCAATTGGAGCAAAAAAAGCACCAGGTTCAAAAGTAGCTGGGAAAGCAAATATCTTAGTATTCCCTGATTTACAGTCTGGAAATATTGGTTATAAACTTGTTCAAAGATTTGCAGGAGCTGAAGCTCATGGACCAATCGTTCAAGGATTAAATCAACCAGTTAATGACTTATCAAGAGGTTGTTCAGTAGAAGATATCGCAAACTTAGTTGCAATTACAGCAACTCAAATCAAATAA